Proteins co-encoded in one Marinomonas sp. IMCC 4694 genomic window:
- the fadA gene encoding acetyl-CoA C-acyltransferase FadA, translating into MKLNPNDVVIIDAVRSPMGKTKNGVFRNVRAENLSAGLVKALFKRNPDVDPKDVEDLIWGCVNQTLEQGFNMARAVSLLAGLPITTAAQTVNRLCGSSMSAIHTAAQAIMTGQGDVFVVGGVEHMGHVGMMHGVDVNPALSKHMAKASMMMGVTAEMLGKMHGVSRQAQDEFAVRSHRLAHEATLQGRFANEIVSLEGHDAEGNKILVEVDEVIRPETSMESLAGLKPVFMPKVGTVTAGTSSALSDGASAMLMMSAKKAEELGLTPIAKVRSMAVAGCDPAIMGYGPVPATKKALQRAGLTINDIDIVELNEAFAAQSIPVLKDLKLIDLVDQKVNLNGGAIALGHPLGCSGTRISTTLLNVMRDKDANLGLATMCIGMGQGIATVFERI; encoded by the coding sequence ATGAAACTGAATCCAAATGATGTCGTGATTATCGACGCGGTTCGCTCACCGATGGGCAAAACAAAAAACGGTGTTTTTCGCAATGTTCGAGCGGAGAACTTATCGGCGGGGCTGGTTAAAGCCTTGTTCAAGCGTAACCCAGATGTTGACCCAAAAGACGTAGAAGATTTGATTTGGGGTTGCGTAAACCAAACCCTAGAGCAGGGCTTCAACATGGCACGTGCTGTGTCTTTGTTGGCTGGTTTGCCTATTACCACCGCCGCACAAACGGTTAACCGTTTGTGCGGTTCGTCTATGTCAGCGATTCACACCGCGGCGCAAGCCATTATGACCGGCCAAGGGGATGTGTTTGTTGTGGGTGGCGTTGAGCACATGGGTCATGTTGGCATGATGCACGGGGTAGATGTGAACCCTGCTTTGTCAAAGCACATGGCAAAAGCGTCTATGATGATGGGCGTGACGGCGGAAATGCTGGGTAAAATGCACGGTGTGAGCCGTCAAGCACAAGATGAGTTTGCTGTGCGCTCTCATCGTTTGGCTCACGAAGCGACCTTGCAAGGCCGTTTTGCTAATGAAATTGTATCGCTTGAAGGCCACGATGCCGAAGGCAATAAAATCCTAGTAGAAGTGGACGAAGTGATTCGTCCAGAAACGTCTATGGAATCTTTGGCCGGTTTGAAACCGGTGTTTATGCCAAAAGTGGGTACGGTCACCGCGGGTACGTCGTCTGCGTTGTCGGATGGTGCATCGGCGATGCTGATGATGTCGGCAAAAAAAGCCGAAGAGTTGGGCCTAACGCCGATCGCCAAAGTGCGTAGCATGGCGGTAGCGGGTTGTGATCCCGCCATTATGGGTTATGGGCCCGTTCCAGCGACGAAAAAGGCTTTGCAGCGTGCGGGTTTAACCATCAATGATATCGACATTGTCGAGTTGAACGAGGCGTTTGCAGCACAATCTATTCCGGTTCTGAAAGACTTGAAATTGATTGACTTGGTGGATCAGAAAGTTAATTTGAACGGTGGTGCCATTGCGCTGGGTCATCCGTTAGGGTGTTCCGGTACACGTATTTCGACGACGTTATTAAACGTGATGCGTGATAAAGACGCTAACCTTGGTTTGGCCACTATGTGTATTGGTATGGGTCAAGGCATTGCGACTGTGTTTGAACGTATCTGA
- a CDS encoding enoyl-CoA hydratase-related protein, with protein MSDFVTEIIESGIQQLCLDRVDKKNAITLDMYQALTDALCRAEQNDDIKVTLIHGAGGNFSSGNDINEFVHIAQTPEKMTTIMTFLQVLSRFKKPLIAGVEGRAVGVGATLLLHCDLVLASRQARLQFPFVQLGLVPEAASSFLLPQLVGHQKAFEILVLGECVDAESAYQMGLVNHLCEAGEAFHVALRYAEKVAALPVQAVALSKGLLKHQDQEAVQTALLREGQIFKDRLGSQEAYQAFASFLSRNK; from the coding sequence ATGAGTGATTTTGTTACCGAAATAATCGAATCCGGTATTCAGCAACTGTGTTTGGATCGCGTTGATAAAAAAAATGCCATCACACTGGATATGTACCAAGCGCTTACCGACGCTCTGTGTCGAGCAGAACAAAATGACGATATAAAAGTGACCTTGATTCATGGGGCTGGCGGGAATTTCTCCTCAGGAAATGACATTAATGAGTTTGTCCACATTGCACAAACGCCCGAGAAAATGACCACGATAATGACGTTTCTGCAAGTGCTCAGTCGTTTTAAAAAGCCATTAATTGCGGGCGTTGAAGGCCGTGCTGTGGGCGTGGGGGCGACCCTGTTGTTGCATTGTGATCTGGTATTAGCGTCACGCCAAGCGCGTTTGCAGTTTCCATTTGTACAGCTTGGTTTGGTGCCGGAAGCCGCGTCTAGCTTTTTGTTGCCTCAGCTGGTTGGTCATCAAAAAGCGTTTGAGATATTAGTTCTAGGGGAGTGCGTAGACGCTGAGTCTGCCTATCAAATGGGCTTGGTGAATCACTTATGTGAAGCAGGCGAAGCGTTTCACGTCGCCTTGCGTTATGCCGAGAAAGTGGCAGCGTTACCAGTGCAAGCCGTTGCATTAAGCAAAGGTCTGCTGAAACACCAAGACCAAGAAGCGGTGCAAACGGCCCTGTTGCGAGAAGGTCAGATATTCAAAGACCGCCTAGGTTCACAAGAAGCCTACCAGGCGTTCGCCTCTTTTTTATCTCGTAATAAATAA
- a CDS encoding D-2-hydroxyacid dehydrogenase family protein, which translates to MKIAVLDDYQDSVKKLACFSILNAHDVTVFTDTLTEIDLLVERLMGFDALVLIRERTVITEALLSRLPNLKLISQTGKVSNHIDVALCQQYGVTVLEGMGSPVAPAELCWGLIMAASRRMPAYVSNFSQGDWQQSGALGLGRVLHGATLGIWGYGKIGQRIAHYAKSFGMQVLVWGSDASRTLAQEHGFLAASSKAEFFQTADVISLHLRLNGATKACVTAQDLAMTKADVLIVNTSRAELIENAALYQEMRANPSKQAAVDVFEIEPATPATEPLLSLPNVLCTPHIGYVEKSSYERYFSIAFENVAAFYPS; encoded by the coding sequence ATGAAAATTGCGGTGTTAGACGATTATCAAGACAGCGTTAAAAAATTGGCGTGTTTTTCTATTCTTAATGCGCATGATGTGACGGTTTTTACCGACACACTGACGGAGATTGATCTGTTGGTCGAACGCTTAATGGGCTTTGATGCTTTGGTATTGATCCGTGAAAGAACCGTCATTACCGAAGCACTACTGTCTCGATTGCCTAATTTAAAACTGATCAGTCAAACCGGCAAAGTCAGCAATCATATCGATGTGGCTCTGTGCCAGCAGTACGGTGTGACCGTATTGGAAGGCATGGGCTCGCCTGTGGCGCCAGCGGAATTGTGTTGGGGCCTGATCATGGCGGCGAGCCGTCGTATGCCTGCTTATGTTTCAAACTTCTCCCAAGGGGATTGGCAGCAATCGGGGGCGTTAGGACTTGGGCGCGTGTTACATGGGGCCACTTTGGGCATTTGGGGCTACGGTAAAATTGGTCAACGCATCGCGCACTACGCCAAGTCATTTGGTATGCAAGTGCTGGTGTGGGGCAGTGACGCTTCTCGTACTTTGGCGCAAGAACATGGCTTTTTAGCCGCCTCAAGTAAGGCCGAGTTTTTTCAAACAGCCGATGTGATCAGTTTGCATCTGCGACTCAATGGGGCCACTAAAGCCTGCGTAACAGCGCAAGACTTGGCCATGACTAAGGCGGACGTGTTAATCGTGAATACCAGCCGCGCTGAACTCATTGAAAACGCCGCCCTTTACCAAGAAATGCGGGCTAATCCAAGCAAACAAGCCGCTGTGGATGTGTTTGAAATAGAGCCTGCCACCCCAGCAACCGAACCGCTTTTGTCTTTGCCAAACGTGCTTTGTACGCCACATATTGGCTATGTAGAAAAAAGCAGCTATGAACGCTACTTTAGCATCGCTTTTGAAAACGTCGCCGCGTTTTATCCGTCTTAA
- the fadB gene encoding fatty acid oxidation complex subunit alpha FadB, protein MIFEGQAIKVAVDDAGVATVTLDLIGESVNKFNAATLAELAQAVALLQHTDDLNGVIFASAKDVFVVGADIHEFTSWFLLEDEELTDKLRAAHAIFNDISNLSCPTVAAINGIALGGGMELVLACDYRVMADSAKIGLPETQLGIYPGWGGTVRLPRLIGPDNACEWICGGAQKRSADALKDGAVDAVVPAAKVNDSARHLIQQVLDGKLDYHARRDELRAPMVFSPIEKMMVFESVRGVVGAKAGKHYPAPMAAIKTIEKGISQDMSKAIETEIKGFVKLAKGPVAKSLVNLFLSDQKIKKTAGKYAKSATPVKQAAVLGAGIMGGGVAYQSASKGTPIIMKDIRPEALELGLNEANKLFNGQVERGRLTTEKAFKAMNAIVPALTYGEFAHVDLVVEAVVENVNIKKSVLAEVETKLADDAILTSNTSTISITELAKGLTRPENFCGMHFFNPVHRMPLVEVIRGEKTSDAAIAKTVAYAQAMGKTPIVVNDCPGFLVNRVLFPYFAGFSLMMQEGANFQVIDKTMEKFGWPMGPAYLLDVVGVDTAFHADQVMAEGFPDRMKHEGKNAIDRLFELARFGQKNSKGFYTYEPDRKGKPKKIFNDEINALLAPVVTSQSELTEEDIVARMMIPLCIETVRCVEENIVATAAEADMGLIYGIGFPPYLGGALHYLDQMGLQAFCDLADKYSHLGKLYEPTAKMRDMANNNDTYYGV, encoded by the coding sequence ATGATATTCGAAGGACAAGCAATCAAGGTGGCAGTCGATGACGCTGGTGTGGCGACGGTCACTCTGGATCTGATCGGCGAGTCGGTCAATAAGTTCAACGCGGCAACCTTGGCCGAACTGGCGCAAGCCGTTGCTCTATTGCAGCATACGGACGACTTAAACGGTGTGATTTTTGCCAGCGCCAAAGACGTGTTTGTGGTCGGTGCCGACATTCATGAATTTACGTCTTGGTTCCTGCTTGAAGACGAAGAGTTAACCGATAAATTACGCGCGGCGCACGCCATATTTAATGATATTTCCAACTTATCTTGCCCAACGGTTGCCGCGATTAATGGTATTGCTCTAGGCGGCGGAATGGAGTTGGTGTTGGCGTGTGACTATCGTGTGATGGCGGATTCCGCAAAAATTGGACTGCCCGAAACACAACTCGGAATTTATCCTGGTTGGGGTGGGACAGTGCGTCTGCCGCGTTTGATCGGACCAGACAATGCCTGTGAATGGATCTGTGGTGGTGCGCAAAAACGCAGCGCCGATGCCTTAAAAGACGGCGCTGTGGATGCCGTCGTACCTGCTGCAAAAGTGAACGATTCAGCTCGTCATTTGATCCAACAAGTGTTGGATGGCAAGCTGGATTATCATGCTCGCCGCGACGAATTGCGTGCGCCTATGGTGTTTTCGCCGATCGAAAAAATGATGGTGTTCGAATCGGTCCGTGGTGTGGTGGGTGCCAAAGCCGGTAAGCATTACCCAGCACCGATGGCGGCGATCAAAACGATCGAGAAGGGCATCAGTCAAGACATGAGCAAAGCCATCGAAACAGAGATCAAAGGCTTTGTGAAATTGGCGAAAGGCCCTGTGGCGAAATCCTTGGTGAACTTGTTCTTGAGTGATCAGAAAATTAAAAAAACCGCTGGTAAATACGCGAAAAGCGCGACACCGGTGAAGCAAGCCGCGGTATTGGGCGCGGGTATTATGGGGGGCGGCGTGGCGTATCAGTCTGCGTCCAAAGGCACACCGATTATCATGAAAGACATTCGTCCTGAAGCCTTAGAGCTTGGATTGAATGAAGCGAATAAACTGTTCAATGGTCAAGTAGAGCGTGGACGTTTAACGACGGAAAAAGCGTTTAAAGCCATGAATGCCATTGTTCCGGCGTTAACTTATGGCGAATTCGCTCATGTGGATTTGGTGGTTGAAGCGGTCGTAGAAAACGTCAACATCAAGAAATCTGTGTTAGCCGAAGTGGAAACTAAGCTGGCTGACGATGCCATTCTTACGTCTAACACCTCGACCATTTCGATCACGGAGTTGGCGAAAGGCTTAACACGCCCAGAAAATTTCTGTGGGATGCACTTTTTCAACCCCGTGCATCGTATGCCATTGGTTGAAGTTATCCGTGGCGAAAAAACCAGCGATGCTGCGATTGCCAAAACCGTAGCGTACGCTCAAGCCATGGGCAAAACGCCGATTGTGGTGAACGATTGCCCAGGCTTCTTAGTGAACCGTGTATTGTTTCCTTACTTCGCGGGCTTTTCTTTGATGATGCAAGAAGGCGCGAATTTTCAAGTGATCGATAAGACCATGGAAAAATTTGGCTGGCCAATGGGCCCTGCTTACTTGCTTGATGTGGTGGGTGTGGATACGGCGTTTCATGCTGACCAAGTGATGGCTGAAGGCTTTCCAGATCGCATGAAACACGAAGGCAAAAATGCGATAGATCGCTTATTTGAATTAGCGCGTTTTGGTCAGAAAAACAGTAAAGGCTTTTATACTTACGAACCCGACCGTAAAGGCAAGCCGAAGAAAATCTTTAATGACGAGATCAACGCTTTGTTGGCGCCCGTGGTGACATCTCAGTCTGAATTGACCGAAGAGGACATTGTGGCTCGCATGATGATTCCTTTGTGCATCGAGACCGTACGATGCGTGGAAGAAAACATTGTTGCGACGGCGGCAGAAGCGGACATGGGGTTGATCTACGGTATTGGTTTTCCTCCCTACCTTGGTGGTGCCTTGCATTACCTAGACCAAATGGGGCTGCAGGCATTTTGTGACCTTGCAGACAAATACAGCCACTTAGGTAAATTGTATGAGCCAACCGCGAAAATGCGCGACATGGCAAACAACAATGACACCTATTACGGCGTTTAA
- a CDS encoding electron transfer flavoprotein subunit alpha/FixB family protein: protein MSVLILAEHDNASLKPATLNTVTAATQISTDVHVLVVGSHCQAVADAASKVPGVTTVLLADNAAYEHQLAENVSKLIVEIARPYEHILAPATTTGKNTLPRVAALLNVAQLSDVIKVESADTFVRPIYAGNAIATVKSVDSVKVITIRTTGFDAAASEGGSANIDTVSQVIVSDRSRFVKAQLAVSDRPELTAASVIVSGGRGMGNGENFALLEGVADKLGAAIGASRAAVDAGFVPNDLQVGQTGKTVAPDLYIAVGISGAIQHLAGMKDSKVIVAINKDEEAPIFQVADYGLVADLFDAVPELEKSL, encoded by the coding sequence ATGAGTGTCTTAATTCTTGCCGAACATGATAATGCATCCCTAAAACCAGCCACGCTCAATACGGTCACGGCTGCGACGCAGATCAGCACCGATGTGCATGTGTTGGTGGTGGGTTCTCATTGCCAAGCTGTGGCCGATGCCGCCAGCAAGGTCCCAGGTGTCACCACAGTGTTGCTCGCTGACAACGCCGCTTACGAACATCAATTGGCAGAAAATGTGTCTAAATTGATCGTCGAAATAGCTCGCCCTTATGAGCATATTTTGGCACCGGCAACAACAACGGGCAAAAACACCTTGCCACGGGTAGCGGCTTTACTGAATGTGGCGCAGCTTTCTGATGTGATCAAGGTTGAGTCCGCAGACACCTTTGTACGTCCAATTTACGCAGGCAATGCGATTGCCACGGTAAAAAGTGTCGACAGCGTAAAAGTGATCACCATTCGTACGACTGGCTTCGATGCCGCAGCGAGTGAGGGTGGAAGCGCTAATATCGACACAGTGTCTCAGGTCATCGTGTCGGATCGCAGTCGTTTTGTAAAAGCGCAATTGGCGGTATCGGATCGCCCTGAATTAACCGCTGCCAGTGTCATTGTTTCCGGCGGTCGCGGCATGGGCAACGGTGAAAACTTTGCTTTGCTTGAAGGCGTTGCCGATAAATTGGGCGCGGCGATTGGTGCGTCCCGAGCGGCCGTAGACGCGGGCTTTGTGCCCAATGATTTGCAAGTGGGGCAAACCGGCAAAACCGTTGCCCCTGATTTGTACATTGCCGTTGGTATTTCGGGTGCGATTCAGCATTTGGCGGGCATGAAAGACTCAAAAGTCATTGTCGCGATCAACAAAGACGAAGAGGCGCCTATTTTCCAAGTCGCGGATTATGGACTGGTAGCCGATTTGTTTGATGCGGTGCCAGAACTGGAAAAAAGCCTTTAA
- a CDS encoding electron transfer flavoprotein subunit beta/FixA family protein, with protein MKILVSVKRVIDYNVKVRVKSDNTAVDLTNVKMSMNPFCEIAVEEAIRLKEKGIATEVVVVSVGSKNCQETLRTALALGADRAIQVDTEDGLDSLSVAKLLAKVAQDEAADLIIMGKQSIDSDNNQTGQMVAALLDYPQATFASEIVVVSGEAPQEIEVTREIDGGLQTLAITLPAVVTTDLRLNEPRFASLPNIMKAKRKPLDVKTPAELGVDVGSNVRILSVTPPAQRAGGIKVGSVTELVDKLKNEAKVVS; from the coding sequence ATGAAAATATTAGTATCTGTAAAGCGCGTCATTGACTACAACGTCAAAGTACGCGTTAAATCCGATAATACGGCGGTCGACCTGACCAACGTCAAAATGTCGATGAATCCTTTTTGCGAAATTGCGGTAGAAGAAGCCATTCGACTTAAAGAAAAAGGCATCGCTACAGAAGTTGTAGTGGTCTCGGTTGGTTCAAAAAATTGCCAAGAGACCTTGCGCACCGCGCTGGCATTGGGCGCAGACCGTGCGATTCAAGTCGATACAGAAGACGGTTTGGATTCATTGAGCGTGGCAAAATTGTTGGCCAAAGTCGCTCAAGACGAAGCCGCTGATCTGATCATTATGGGCAAACAATCCATAGATTCTGATAACAATCAAACCGGCCAAATGGTCGCGGCGTTGCTGGATTACCCTCAGGCTACGTTTGCCTCTGAAATAGTCGTTGTAAGCGGCGAAGCCCCACAAGAAATTGAAGTCACTCGTGAAATAGATGGCGGTTTACAAACGTTGGCCATTACCCTTCCTGCGGTGGTTACCACAGATTTGCGTTTAAATGAGCCACGTTTTGCTTCTTTGCCCAATATTATGAAAGCCAAACGAAAACCACTCGACGTTAAAACGCCGGCGGAGCTGGGGGTTGATGTGGGCTCAAATGTCCGTATTTTGTCGGTGACACCACCAGCACAACGGGCGGGTGGCATAAAAGTGGGCTCGGTCACCGAGCTGGTCGATAAATTGAAAAACGAAGCGAAGGTGGTGTCATGA
- the katG gene encoding catalase/peroxidase HPI — protein sequence MSNEGKCPFNHGASGAGQAAGRGTSNKDWWPNQLNLKILHQHSAKSNPMGEEFDYQAAFNSLDLEALRQDLYALMTDSQDWWPADYGHYGPFFIRMAWHSAGTYRTADGRGGATSGTQRFAPLNSWPDNVNLDKARRLLWPIKQKYGRKISWADLMILAGNCALESMGFETFGFAGGRADVWEPEDDIYWGTEKTWLDDARYTGDRDLENPLAAVQMGLIYVNPEGPDGKPDTLASARDIRDTFARMAMNDEETVALIAGGHTFGKTHGAGDAAQVGADPESAGLTEQGLGWHNTQGTGNGADTISSGLEGAWTKNPIIWDNGYFENLFEYDWELTKSPAGAWQWQPKDGAAVDSVPDAHDASKRHAPMMFTSDLALRDDPIYAPISKRFYENPDQLADAFARAWFKLTHRDMGPVARYLGPLVPQEELIWQDPIPAATYDMVTQQHIETLKDTLATSGLSVAQLVSTAWASASTYRGSDMRGGANGARLRLAPQKDWEVNQPAQLASVLASLEAIQADFNHQSTARISMADLIVLAGGVGIEKAAKAAGHDLVVPLILGRTDATQEQTDVASFAVLEPIADGFRNYQKGRYTISTEEMLLDKAQLLTLSAPEMTVLVGGLRVLNANTGGSAHGVFTDQPETLTNDFFVNLLDMGTKWFATSEVEDEFQGRDRSTGKIKWTATRADLVFGSNSQLRAIAEVYACSDSQERFVKDFVQAWTKVMALDRFDLV from the coding sequence ATGTCTAACGAAGGTAAGTGTCCTTTTAACCACGGTGCATCAGGCGCGGGTCAAGCCGCTGGTCGTGGAACATCAAACAAAGACTGGTGGCCAAACCAGTTAAATCTCAAAATACTGCATCAGCATTCTGCTAAATCCAACCCGATGGGTGAGGAGTTTGACTATCAAGCGGCGTTCAATAGTTTGGATCTTGAAGCGCTACGTCAAGATTTGTATGCGCTTATGACAGATTCTCAAGACTGGTGGCCAGCGGATTATGGTCATTACGGGCCATTTTTCATTCGTATGGCGTGGCACAGTGCTGGTACTTACCGTACGGCTGATGGCCGTGGTGGAGCGACATCCGGTACTCAGCGTTTTGCCCCTTTGAACAGCTGGCCAGATAACGTCAATTTAGACAAAGCGCGTCGTTTACTTTGGCCGATCAAACAGAAGTACGGCCGCAAAATTTCCTGGGCCGATTTGATGATTTTAGCCGGTAACTGCGCACTTGAGTCCATGGGCTTTGAAACCTTTGGTTTTGCGGGTGGTCGTGCGGATGTGTGGGAACCAGAAGACGACATTTACTGGGGAACGGAGAAAACATGGTTAGACGATGCACGTTATACCGGGGATCGGGATTTAGAAAATCCATTGGCCGCGGTTCAAATGGGTCTGATTTACGTTAACCCAGAAGGCCCAGATGGCAAGCCTGATACGTTGGCATCGGCTAGAGATATTCGTGATACGTTTGCCCGTATGGCGATGAACGACGAAGAAACAGTGGCACTGATTGCAGGGGGTCACACCTTCGGTAAAACCCACGGCGCAGGCGATGCGGCGCAAGTAGGCGCTGATCCAGAATCCGCAGGTTTAACGGAGCAAGGTTTAGGCTGGCACAACACCCAAGGTACAGGCAATGGCGCAGACACCATTTCCAGCGGTTTAGAAGGGGCTTGGACGAAAAATCCGATTATTTGGGACAATGGTTACTTTGAAAACCTGTTCGAATACGATTGGGAATTGACCAAGAGCCCAGCGGGGGCATGGCAGTGGCAGCCAAAAGATGGCGCGGCGGTGGATTCCGTTCCCGATGCTCACGATGCTTCTAAACGTCATGCGCCTATGATGTTTACCTCGGATTTGGCGTTGCGTGATGACCCCATTTACGCGCCGATTTCGAAACGCTTTTATGAGAACCCAGACCAATTAGCCGATGCCTTTGCTCGTGCTTGGTTCAAACTGACGCACCGTGACATGGGGCCAGTTGCTCGGTATTTGGGGCCTTTGGTGCCACAAGAAGAGTTGATTTGGCAAGATCCTATCCCAGCGGCAACGTACGATATGGTCACCCAGCAACACATTGAGACATTAAAAGATACATTGGCCACCTCTGGATTGTCAGTGGCTCAGCTTGTATCAACGGCATGGGCGTCCGCGTCGACTTACCGTGGTTCAGACATGCGTGGCGGAGCCAACGGTGCTCGTTTACGTCTTGCGCCACAAAAAGATTGGGAAGTGAACCAGCCGGCGCAGTTGGCCAGTGTGTTGGCTTCTTTGGAAGCCATTCAAGCGGATTTCAACCATCAATCTACAGCACGCATTTCAATGGCCGATTTGATTGTTCTAGCGGGCGGCGTAGGCATTGAAAAAGCCGCCAAGGCGGCGGGTCACGATCTGGTGGTGCCGCTTATACTAGGGCGTACCGATGCGACGCAAGAGCAAACGGATGTGGCCTCTTTTGCGGTACTTGAGCCGATCGCCGATGGCTTTCGGAACTACCAAAAAGGGCGATATACGATTTCAACAGAAGAAATGCTGTTAGATAAAGCGCAGCTTTTAACCCTCTCTGCACCAGAAATGACCGTGTTAGTGGGGGGCTTGCGAGTGCTTAATGCCAATACCGGTGGCTCTGCCCACGGTGTTTTCACCGATCAACCTGAAACCTTGACCAACGATTTTTTTGTTAACTTGTTGGACATGGGGACGAAATGGTTTGCCACCTCAGAAGTAGAAGACGAGTTTCAAGGTCGCGACCGTTCCACTGGCAAGATCAAATGGACAGCGACCCGTGCTGACCTGGTTTTTGGTTCGAATTCGCAGTTGCGTGCGATTGCGGAAGTCTATGCTTGTTCCGATTCACAAGAACGTTTTGTGAAGGATTTCGTACAAGCATGGACCAAAGTAATGGCGCTGGACCGTTTCGATTTGGTCTGA
- a CDS encoding DUF2889 domain-containing protein, translating into MMTQVKRKLMHKRVIESHGFLREDGLWDIQATMQDLKAYDVRREFDDSLVPTNSPFHDISVTLTLDDTFLIKEVNVSMDSFPFPNCGAAAPNFALLKNTRIGPGWNRWLKKTFSGKVGCTHVLELLPVAATTAFQTMWQPLGEKYPKQVPIALGKLVNSCQGWSDNGPMVSRLVEEHVLKLPAEEPQS; encoded by the coding sequence ATGATGACGCAGGTTAAACGTAAATTAATGCACAAACGCGTTATAGAGTCTCATGGTTTTTTGCGAGAAGACGGCTTGTGGGACATTCAAGCCACCATGCAAGACCTTAAAGCTTACGACGTTCGTCGTGAATTTGACGACAGCCTTGTGCCGACAAACAGCCCCTTTCATGACATTTCTGTCACCTTAACCCTAGACGATACCTTTTTAATCAAAGAGGTCAATGTGTCGATGGATTCGTTTCCTTTCCCTAACTGCGGGGCGGCAGCGCCGAATTTTGCCTTGCTTAAAAATACGCGTATTGGACCTGGTTGGAATCGTTGGTTGAAAAAAACATTCAGCGGTAAGGTGGGATGCACTCATGTGTTGGAGTTGCTGCCTGTGGCCGCGACGACCGCGTTTCAAACTATGTGGCAGCCCTTAGGTGAAAAGTACCCAAAGCAAGTGCCTATTGCGCTGGGTAAATTGGTGAACAGCTGCCAAGGTTGGTCAGACAATGGCCCTATGGTAAGCAGGCTAGTTGAAGAACACGTTCTCAAGTTACCCGCTGAGGAGCCACAATCATGA